In Gopherus evgoodei ecotype Sinaloan lineage chromosome 7, rGopEvg1_v1.p, whole genome shotgun sequence, the sequence aatttcaaaataaatcaattggaacataaatattgtcattacatttcagtgtgtagtatatagagcagtataaacaagtcattgtttgaGTTTGGTTTGTGCTGACTGTGGGAATGCTTtttgtgtagcctgttgtaaaactaggcagataactagatgagttgatgtacctgcCTGAAGACCTCAGCATACTCCCAGGGCTATTCATACCCCTGGTTAAGAATCACTGCTGTAACCTGCTTTCTTTACCGCAGCTCAGTCCCAATTACCCCTTTGTCCCTGCCACTTTTCTCCCCTATACTGTTTTCCCCATTCCAAGCTCAACTCCCCGGTTACCCTGCCTGTAACATGTGGGCACTTTCCAGAGGAGCCCTTGACTCTTCAGCTCGCCTGAAGCCTTGCACTTTACACAcgctccctgggctggggcggggaaaGGAGGTCCGATCGCGTGTGCGCAGTGAATGTATGGGTGATGCGGCACCTGGATTGCTTGCGCATGCGTAGTGGCTGTTCGGCAAAGCCACGCTCCCTGGCGGcagttgctgctgctgggaggcTGGCTGCTGATTGGGGGAGAGGGTGGGCTCAGGATTTAAAGGGGCCGCAGCCCCAGTGGGAGGAGGGTGATGGCCTGCACGGTGAAGGATGAGTACCAGCGGCATTACACGGTCACAGAGCCGCGGAGCCACCCCAAGGGCCACACCGAGTATAAAGTGACAGCTAAGGTGAGGGGCAGCTCCTGGGACCCTGCCTAGGGGCTGCGCGTGGCCCCTTTAAGGCGAAGGGCCcttcctgctgggcagcaggggctgctgaTACCCCCATGAGAGGGGGGCACCTCACTTGGTCTCCCTAAGGAGGGAGCATCATGCGGCGCGGGTGGGGCGAGACATGTCCCTGGTACTTTTCCGGGGGCAGGAGACTGTGTGTAGTCGCTTTAAGAGGTGGGGAGCTGCGTATGGGCCCCCTCGGGTCTCCGTTTTGGGGTGTCGTGGGTGTGGCCCCTTTAAGATGGAAGCTTCCTGCAGGGGGAGCCTTGTGTTCCTGGGTCCCGTGAGACCCGCACGTGGGACGTGGCTGGCACCTGCCACAGCTTTCCACGGCCCAGGCAGGGGTGGCAggcttgtataatttttggtggtgcccagaacaggtccaagaaCCCAACCCTGTGCCTTGTAAGCCagtatacatattttaaaaggaatgtaaaactgtgggggtggggatggagatggggggtttagggtgggggctcagggctagggcagaggggtgggatgtggatgaggggtttatgatgcaggagggggctcaggactggggcagaaggttggggtgtgggggggtgagggctctggttgggggtgtgggctctggggtggggcagggctggggatgaggagtttggggtacaggcaggctgccccagggctggggccagagaggaggactccccccagccctctccccacctaCAGCAGCAAGCTCTGTGGGAGGGGCCTTCCCCTCCCCGCAGCACACTTGCCTCGCACCATTGTCACTGTGCATGCTCCTatggcccctctcaggtccaggaagccccctcgccTCCCCTGTGGTCGGTGCCAGGGGGGCTGCCATCGTATGTGcacttcctcccctgctgctgctgctgccgccactcactggggatggggctgccccttgcccagtgtggggcaggagcggtgactgtgggcaggggggccTGTGCTGGTGTAGGGGTCCtgctggaaaagggaagggtcagcctgccctggcactagTGCATGGGGGCACAAGGACTCTGCAGCCACAGTTGATGCCAGGAGCCAGCAGATTGGAGGCAGCGgagagctgcaggggagagacccagccccaaacattggtggagctgggcccctgggcccTGAGtattgctggagcctgggcaccatgggcccatataactcactgcCCCTGGGCCCCAGGGGCTTCCCAGGTGGGAGGCCCTGCTACAAGCCCTAGGCACTGCAGATGTCGCAGGTCAAAGACTTGTCCCACATTGACCATGTCCCAGGGATGTCCCAGGTTAAAGGTAACTCCCACGCCCTGGGGGTGTGTCCTGGGGGGTGACCCCTACCCTACCCTACCACACCACACCCTGTGGCTGTCACATTTCCCACATCCTAGACTGATGGCCCCTAGGCTGCTGGTCCCTTCATTAGCTCTGAATCTCTGCCTCCTGGCTCGGAAATTACTAACTCCTTGTCTCTTCCCTCCATAGTTTGTTTCGAAGATGAACCCGGAGGATGTCAAGGAGGTGACTCTTTTAAACCCATCTGCTCATGCAGGGGAGAGGTGCAAAGAAAGGGTGGGAAGGAATCCATATCCATCTGTCTGTGTCCTCAAAGAGAGGGAGCAAAGAATTCTGGGGGGGTCTCCACTCCAGGGTAGCCTGCATGCACAGCTGCTCAGCAGTGATAGGCAAAGTCCCAAAATTTGAGGTCTGGTGGAGCTGAGTTTTGGGGATGGTTTTGTCTTGGGGCTTTGAGGCTTATGGCAAAGGTTGTGAGGCAAGGGCAGAGTGACCAAGGTCTGGGGGTGAAAATCAGGAGGGCTTTGGGGGAAATACAGGAGTTTTGACATCAAAGTTCAGCTTGGAAGGAGCTGGGTCCATAGATTTGTATGTCGGGGTTTGAGTTAAAGGGTTGCAGTTTGGGTAATAAGAGAAGGGTCCCTGGGactgtgggagctgtggggtaatGCACATCTGGCTAGTTAACTGGGGTGCCTGGGGGGCTCGTGTCCTTCAGATCACGGTCTGGAAACGGTACAGTGACTTCAAGAAGCTGCATGGGGACCTGTCCTACATCCACCGCAACCTCTTCCGGCGCATGgaggagttccccaccttccccaaaGCCCAGGTCTTCGGTAAGGGACTTCCCAAGGGGCAGGGGGCGCAGCAGCCCCTGGAGCCTGATTCATCTGGGTGCCCCCAGagcaggggcagtggcagagaGAGCTCCCCCCACATAAAGAGATGCACTCCGCTCCCCCAATTCCTCCacctttgccccccccccacagctcactTTCTCATGCCtagctccccccatccccacagcacagccccctACCCCACGTAGCTCCCTTATCCACCCACACAGCTTCTTCCTGCCCACAGTGCTCCACAACGGGCACACAGTGGATGTGAAGTGAATTGAGGTGGGATGCCCACCAGACAGAGGCAGGGGTGGGTGGGCGGGCTAGAATGTACCACAGGGTTAGAGGTGGAGTGGATGGTCTgtctggggagggggttgtgCTGGAGGACCTATCCTAATAGGAGCTCTGTCTTGCAGGCCGCTTTGAGCCCGAGGTGATCGAGGAGCGCAGGAAAGCGGCTGAGGCCATGCTGAGGTTCACAGTGCACATTCCTGCACTGAACAACAGCCCCCAGCTCAAGGAGTTCTTCAGGGTACGTGGGGTAGGGCTGGTCTGGGCTGAGGGATCCCGGGGTGGTCAAAGTCTATTGCTGATGCATCAGGCTGCTCACACATGGCAGTACCAATGGCCCACCCAGTTGCTCTACACCTCCCTTGAAAAGCTTGGACTGAGGAGATTCTCCTCATCCCAGCGTACAGCAGAGACTCCTCTGAAAGATGATAGTCAGGACTGATTGGATCTAGTGGGTTAGAACAGCGGGAGCCGGGAgtcaggatttctgggttctattcccagctctgggaggaatgTGGGATCTGGTGGGTTACGGGGGGAGCTGGTATGtggacacctgggttcccttcccagttcCGTCACTGACCTGCTATGTGGTTCTGGGCAGGTCACTTCCCCGCTTTGTGCCCATCTTCCCCGCTGCACATGTCAAAATGTGTctgctgccagtggagaagtatGAGGCTaattccccatccctgcccccatggCCACACtagcaccccaatccccagctcctcctttacCATGCTGCTTCCTTCCTCCAGGGAGGGGAGGTAAAGAGGCCCCTGGAAGCCTGTGACCTACGCATCCTGCCACCCCCTCTGATCCCAGTACCACAGGAGGGCACAGATGCCGGGGACGATGCTCGgggatctgtggcagagctgggacggCAGAGCCTGGAGCCTGAGGGGGTGCCAGAGCCACACCCACATCAAAGGGAGCGGGCAGAACTGCAGAGCCCAGTgcccctgggagctgtgggggtagcGGGGGAGGAGCATAACAGGGGAGACAAAGGAGAGGAGACAGGTACAAGATTCCTGCTATTGATTTTGTGGGTTACAGTAGGGCGaccgggagtcaggactcctgcgttctatccccagctctgggagggcagtgggatcatgtggtttagagcaggggggctcggagtcaggactcttgggttctatccccaacTCTGGGAGTCTGACTGAGTGACAAGAGCTGGGTtttctgggttcagttccagACCCTGCCACAGATTCCcggtgtgaccttggacaaattgcTTCCCCTGTCTGTGCTGCTCTTCCTcagtctgcaaaatggggataattatactgAGCAGCCTCTGAGCAGGGCTGCAAAGGGTTAATTAATTGCTCTGGGCAAAGCCCTTGGCTTCCTCAGAGGAAAGGCACAAAAGAGGGGCAAAAATATTATTGTGCCGTTAAATGTCATGGTGTTGATCTATGACGTTCAGGAACCTTTTCCCCATTTAAACCTGACCCTGGCTACCCAAACAGACCAACCTTGTGCTTACGGcagggggagaaggaagggaaacTTGCCAGCTGAGTTTCAGAGCAGAGATTTGAGCAACTCTTATTTATATTGTGGGAGTATGAAGGGACCCTATTATGGGGCACACCTTAGCAGGAGTATTAAGGTTGTACCTGGAGGACCCCTCTGTATTAGAGCCCCACTATGATGTGCACATTATCACCAGTATTGTGGTGCACCTACAGCTGAACTCATGGCTCATTGTGTTACATGGTCTCGGCCCAGAAGAGTTCATACcctaaatagacaaagggtgggaaacagaggcacagagaggtgaaggaacttgtcaaaggtcactcagcaggtcggtggcagagctgggaatagaacccaggagtcctgaggccCAGCCTTGTGCCCTAGCTATTGGACCATGCTGCAGCTTGGTATATGTGAAACTGACCAGCCTGGTGATCAGCTGTCTAAAGCGGCATTGCTAAGAGCCATTCCCTAGTAGGGAGGATTGGAGGCTGCGATTGGGAATTAGGTCCCCAACTCCCAGAGGATATTGACACTTAACACCTTCACAAATCCCAGCCTTGATCTCCATGAAGGACGTTGCCCTTGCCGAGGGTTTGGTTTCCAAAGGCAGTGACTATCCGTGGCTCTGATCGGGggcagcaggtgcttcagaatCCCAGGCCTCCTCTTCTCTGCAGGCCAGGGAGCAGGATTAGGGGACAATGCACCATGAGCACATGACATTCAGCTGATTCAGGGGGAGACAGGGGATGATACATCATGTGGTTTGtaggagggggagtgagggaggattCTGCTGCTACAGCAGGCAAGTCCAGAGCAGGGAAACAAAGAGCTGTAGTCACAGCCCGGCACCAGGAAGGGACTGGACAAGAGGCAGCTCAAGGGCCTGAGCCTATAATGAAAGGCATCACTTTCAGTGTTCGCCAGTGAAGACTGTCAGATCCAAGACTCTATCCTGCCTCAGGCAGAGGCTCTTCAGCTGGCCCAGCCTAGATGCACTTAGCAGCACTGTTCATATGATGGTGGTACCTAGAGGCGCTGTACACCATAGAGTACGGTACACACAGGCCCTGACCAAGATGGGGATCCCTCTGAGGTACACAGCAGTAGTAGAATAGCATCTAGAGCCCCCAGCTGTGATCTGGGCCCCATTACGGGTGTGCATTATTAGTAATATTATGGTAACATCTACAGGCTCCATCCAATACTGAGGCCTTATTGTAGTGTGTGCATTAGTAGTATGGTCACAGCCAGAGGCCCCAGctcagatcagggcctcattaGGGTGTGTATTATTAGtagcattacagtagcacctagaaaccAGCTGAGATTTGCACCCTGTTATAGCATGCACACTAGTAGTAATATCGTAGTGCCACAGGCCCCATTATGGTGTGTGCTTTATTATTAAAcatacagtagcatctagaggccccaaccaagccTGTGGTCCCATTTTGGTGGATGCATTAGTAGCAGTATTACATTAGCGCCTACAAACCCAGcaagagactgtccctgccccaaagagctcacagacAAGCAGTGACTCTCCcagttgtacagatggggaaacttaaGCCTTGAgcgccagatcctcagctgatggtgGGGCGGGTAGGCAGGCTGGCTCCTCAGAGTAGGGTTCAGTTCAGACACCCACACTTTCTCCTGTGCTTCGTGCCTGGCTCACAGGGGACCCCGCACTGGCTGCTAAATCCGAGGAGGATCTGGATCTGCTATTTGCCTcagtagaggaggagaaggagagcgGGTCACCTCTCCGCGGCCCCCTGTCTAACCAGGACCTGGCTCTCTTTGACCCTTTCATCAAGGAAGGTAGGCGGGGGTTAGATGGGTCTGGGTCACCTCTAGGGGATGCCAGCCCTGATCCAGTTCCAGGGTGGgggcactggctggctcaggggagtgGGACATGGCAGCTTTCTCCTCAAgatgctgggcaggctcaggccaCTTGGAGGGTGCAGCGGTGGGAATCTTGCCTGATGCTCCCCATAGTGGGAGAAGGGAATGGAGGAGAACGGAGGGTTTCAGTCTCGTGAAGCTGGCGTGGGATCCCCGCTCCCTTCTAACATGCCTCCCCCACCCACGCACTTTGTGCTTTCAGAGCAATGCTCAGCCAGCCCTTCCCAGGGGGCCATGTTGGCCGTGGGATCAGaactcctccccagccaggacaTTGAGCTGGCAGCTGATGCCCTGTGGGACCTGCAGATCTCTCAGCCTGCGGAGCAGGAGGCAATACAGGGACTGGACCCGGGAGGgtacctggcagtggccactgagGAGATCACACTGGCCTTGAAGAGAGAAGCAGCCAAAGACTACGCAGGGGCCCTCTGTTGCTACCGCAGTGGAGTGGACATCCTGCTGAAGGGGGTGCAAGGTACTTGGAGGGGTGGGAGAATCTCTTGGTCTGACCTCATTGATAAACCAGCACCCTCCATAGCATagaggggaaaatgaggcacagagaaggttaGTGACGTCCCCCACAAGGCATGACATGAAgtctgcagcacagccagagcagAACGCAgaagtcctggcccccagcttcAACCACTGgactccactcctctcccagagcctggcatcgtacccaggagtcctgactcccagctccctcccttaCTCTCCCAGAGATGTCTGTGTCATGGCAGCTATTAGCCCCCTGGCCATTAGTGTCAGCGGTGTTGTACCTCCatttattcccctcccccccccccgccctcctgaGAGCAGAGTCACAGGCCTTGATTCCATCAGGCTGCACTTGGCCCCCTctcaggggggtgggtgggtgtgtcccCTAAATCACCCCAAGCAGGGACTTGGGGCAGCTCTCACAAGCTGCAGTGGAACAACCCTCCCCACGTTGCAGCCAACCCACTCACTCGCAGGGATGTGAGAGGGGATCCAGGGACTGGCCTGGGCCAGTGCTTTTATTACCAGAGCATTGCACTCTTCATGGCATAGGAAGGCCAAACTGTAtagccagcagcccctccccattGCTGGCCAGCCCCTTGTTTGCCCCCACTgtatccagccccctgcccgaACAGGGCCTTTGACCCTTACCCCCCTCatgcccagccagcccctcttcccccagcacgaTCCTCCATTAGCACTGAAGAAGTTGGATAACACGAGGAGCTTGGTCTGCGTGAGCAATGAAGTGTATGGCCCTCTGGTGAGCTGCCGCCTGTGATGTGCGTAGGCTGCAGCAAAGGGCACCAGGGAGCCTCAGCAGATCAATTTCTAGTGAGAATCAGGGTTTGCTCATTGTGCCCAGTTCCGCAGGGTGCCAGCGCCTTGACCATTCCTAGCGATTCTggaagtggtcagttttcagaagttCTCACATTCCAGCCAGACAAAGAGAGGTGTCAGAGTTCAGCATGGCCCTCCCTTCTCCTGCCCTGTAACAGCTAATGAGGCTGCATCTGGTCGCCCCAGTCCTGGagcaggaccccagtgtgctaggtgctgcacaaacatggAACAggcagtccctaccccaaagagctccGCAGCTGCAGCTAGGTATTGCCAATCAGCCAGCCACCCTCAGCCTGCTTTCAGGAGGGAGGAAGATCCAATATTAAGGTTACCCAGGGTGTGAGATTGATCCTATGTCCCTTGCCAGGGCTGCCACTTCCTCTTTGGCTTAAGCACAGATTTTGCTGTGGTTTTTTTGACTGTCTTTTCCCTTCCTTGATCCTTGGGGGCCTTTTGTTTCCCCAGGGGGTTGCAAATTAACTCAGGCTACCTACCAGCAGCGTGGATCCTCCCACATTTAGTCTGGGCTGTTGTGGCCAAACAGGCCAGCATAAAGAACAAACCCACAGCTGCTTTCTCTAGATGTCACTGAGTTTGGAGGTGTGGGTCTTGGTCCTGAAATCCCTGGTCCTCAGCCCAGACATGCACCAGTCTATTGGGACCAGCTGGCAGCATGCTGAGACAGTGTCTCCTGGCCCCCGTTCTCCAAGAGCAGGTCTTCCCTGCGGAGTTAACTCTGTGAT encodes:
- the SNX15 gene encoding sorting nexin-15 isoform X2 gives rise to the protein MACTVKDEYQRHYTVTEPRSHPKGHTEYKVTAKFVSKMNPEDVKEITVWKRYSDFKKLHGDLSYIHRNLFRRMEEFPTFPKAQVFGRFEPEVIEERRKAAEAMLRFTVHIPALNNSPQLKEFFRGGEVKRPLEACDLRILPPPLIPVPQEGTDAGDDARGSVAELGRQSLEPEGVPEPHPHQRERAELQSPVPLGAVGVAGEEHNRGDKGEETGDPALAAKSEEDLDLLFASVEEEKESGSPLRGPLSNQDLALFDPFIKEGDPDPTRREAVKKKTAEYLQRAEELVQLTHLQP
- the SNX15 gene encoding sorting nexin-15 isoform X1 is translated as MACTVKDEYQRHYTVTEPRSHPKGHTEYKVTAKFVSKMNPEDVKEITVWKRYSDFKKLHGDLSYIHRNLFRRMEEFPTFPKAQVFGRFEPEVIEERRKAAEAMLRFTVHIPALNNSPQLKEFFRGGEVKRPLEACDLRILPPPLIPVPQEGTDAGDDARGSVAELGRQSLEPEGVPEPHPHQRERAELQSPVPLGAVGVAGEEHNRGDKGEETGDPALAAKSEEDLDLLFASVEEEKESGSPLRGPLSNQDLALFDPFIKEEQCSASPSQGAMLAVGSELLPSQDIELAADALWDLQISQPAEQEAIQGLDPGGYLAVATEEITLALKREAAKDYAGALCCYRSGVDILLKGVQGDPDPTRREAVKKKTAEYLQRAEELVQLTHLQP